The following coding sequences are from one Panicum hallii strain FIL2 chromosome 5, PHallii_v3.1, whole genome shotgun sequence window:
- the LOC112893888 gene encoding malonate--CoA ligase encodes MRTQGWGRGAVARLMTPFNRRAAHASSPHLLRLCGCSSYSTVVSRLRRHFASSSSSPAYCARQNTHTFMEVVQEVLKHGSANGVRAAIRADKKSYSLVQLIAASLDVHNILCSKNMTRNGIQNSSLEGINGTGFLHGARVGIVAKPSPEFVAGVFGTWLSGGVAVPLALSYPEAELLHVMNDSDISMVLSTKEHHEIMENLSIKCSAYCSLLPSITSIPSEINPQEPSSNEVTSSVSSLITEVNSSNKIKGDDPALILYTSGTTGKPKGVVHTHKGILSQVQILSEAWGYRSEDQFLHCLPLHHVHGLFNALFAPLYSGSVVEFIPKFSVSGIWQRWRESYPNDASKNDEAITVFTGVPTMYTRLLQGYDNMDPDQQSACSYAAKQLRLMMCGSSALPSPLMKRWEEVTGHRLLERYGMTEFVMALSNPLHGIRKEGTVGKPLPRVEAKIIMDDGTETTTGVGELCIRSPSLFKEYWKRPEVTSESFIDGGFFKTGDTVTVDEEGYFIILGRTNADIMKVGGYKLSALEIEAVLLEHDAVLECAVLGLPDEAYGEVICAIIVPKEDAKKMAEQDSKPALTLEALTCWSKDKLAPYKIPTRLYLWDSLPRNAMGKVNKKELKKLLGA; translated from the exons CATACTGCGCCAGACAGAACACCCATACATTCATGGAGGTGGTTCAAGAAGTCCTTAAGCATGGCTCAGCAAATGGCGTCCGTGCAGCTATAAGAGCTGACAAAAAGAGTTACAGCCTTGTCCAGCTTATTGCAGCTTCCCTGGATGTCCACAACATTTTGTGCAGCAAAAAT ATGACACGGAATGGAATACAAAATTCTTCTTTGGAAGGAATAAATGGAACAGGCTTCCTTCATGGAGCTCGTGTTGGCATTGTGGCTAAACCCTCTCCTGAATTTGTTGCTGGGGTATTTGGAACCTGGCTTTCTGGTGGAGTTGCAGTTCCCCTTGCACTTAGCTATCCAGAAGCTGAGCTTCTTCACGTCATGAATGATTCG GATATTTCAATGGTTTTAAGCACCAAGGAGCATCATGAAATTATGGAGAACCTTTCTATCAAGTGTTCTGCTTATTGTTCTCTCCTTCCATCTATCACTAGTATACCTTCAGAAATAAATCCCCAAGAACCTTCAAGCAATGAGGTGACTTCATCAGTCTCTAGTTTAATAACTGAGGTCAACAGTTCAAACAAAATCAAAG GAGATGATCCTGCTCTTATCCTTTACACAAGTGGCACAACTGGGAAACCAAAAGGAGTTGTTCACACCCACAAGGGCATCCTTTCTCAG GTCCAAATTCTATCAGAAGCATGGGGATATCGAAGTGAAGATCAATTTCTGCACTGTCTTCCGCTGCATC ATGTGCATGGCCTTTTCAATGCTCTATTTGCACCCCTCTATTCTGGATCAGTG GTTGAGTTTATTCCGAAATTTAGCGTAAGCGGGATATGGCAGAGATGGAGGGAATCATATCCCAACGATGCCAGTAAAAATGATGAGGCCATTACAGTATTTACTGGA GTTCCAACCATGTATACACGTCTGCTGCAAGGGTATGATAATATGGATCCTGATCAACAATCCGCCTGTTCTTATGCTGCAAAGCAGTTGAGGTTAATG ATGTGCGGGTCATCAGCTCTTCCTTCCCCACTTATGAAGCGGTGGGAGGAAGTAACAGGTCACCGTCTTTTGGAACGTTATGGCATGACTGAG TTTGTCATGGCACTGTCTAATCCATTGCATGGTATCCGGAAAGAAGGTACAGTTGGTAAACCTCTTCCACGTGTTGAG GCTAAGATTATTATGGATGATGGTACTGAAACTACAACTGGAGTTGGTGAGCTCTGCATTAGAAGTCCGTCACTTTTCAAGGAGTACTGGAAAAGACCAGAG GTTACATCAGAATCCTTCATCGATGGTGGATTCTTCAAGACAGGTGATACAGTAACTGTAGATGAGGAAGGATACTTCATAATTTTAGGAC GCACAAATGCTGACATTATGAAAGTTGGTGGTTATAAGTTGTCAGCACTAGAAATTGAGGCAGTGCTGCTAGAG CATGACGCTGTATTGGAATGCGCTGTCCTTGGCTTGCCTGATGAAGCCTATGGGGAGGTTATATGTGCAATAATTGTGCCTAAGGAGGATGCGAAGAAAATGGCGGAGCAGGACTCAAAGCCAGCACTAACCTTGGAAGCATTGACATGTTGGTCGAAAGATAAGCTTGCTCCATACAAG ATTCCAACAAGATTGTACTTGTGGGATTCTCTTCCTCGCAATGCCATGGGAAAG GTTAACAAGAAGGAGCTGAAGAAATTATTAGGAGCTTAG